In one Carassius auratus strain Wakin unplaced genomic scaffold, ASM336829v1 scaf_tig00040135, whole genome shotgun sequence genomic region, the following are encoded:
- the LOC113084484 gene encoding cyclic nucleotide-gated cation channel beta-3-like isoform X3, translating into MLYQGINIREEAPCPESRPIVISKHFDAQLIEIVQHYRQRTDQFKEKIIDPYASSPERSPPVTPVLRKDDYVKLVEERKRKEEEDKKRKEEAEKKKKEEAERKKKEEEKKKKEEEEKKKADKPGEKKEEKKEEKKDDKADKEQKSICPKMKCTCVDFLLKPFEDRMDKRLGTSIDPFTDRRYIAWLSLVTIAFNYNLWFIPVRMAFPYHDPAAVPLWFTLDIIADIIYVIDMIVFQPRLQFCKGGDIIYDRVVIKKKYRESSRFQNDVISVLPSDLLYFPFGFKSVFRLNRLMKSEAFFEFSDRLEGIMTKAYIWRVIRTIGYLMFILHLNACLYYVASDYQGIGKTKWVYSGEGSAYLRSYYFAVRTLINIGGLPEPHTVFEITFQLANFFVGVFVFSSLIGQMRDVIGAATAGQTYFRASMDGCVAYMVTNRIPKLVQTRVRTWYNYTWDSQGMLDESELLEQMPLVMRTAIAVDINLATFQKIDLFKGCDNQMLVDMLLRLKSIVYLPGDFVCKKGDIGKEMYIIKAGEVQVIGGPDNKIVFVTLKAGCVFGEISLLQSSANGGNRRTANVAAHGFANLFVLDKKDLNDILIHYPESQKVLARKGRKLLKAKGPAPAAKGEEEKKKGLAMFGQKPPTPKLLRAFAGGAFTKKGFMDRLKTAASEH; encoded by the exons atgttaTATCAAGGAATAAATATAAG AGAGGAGGCCCCTTGCCCGGAGTCCCGGCCCATTGTGATAAGCAAGCATTTTGATGCTCAACTCATTGAGATTGTTCAGCATTACCGGCAACGGACAGACCAGTTTAAAGAAAAGATCATTGACCCCTATGCATCCTCTCCAGAGCGCAGTCCTCCTGTCA cACCTGTCCTGAGAAAGGATGACTACGTGAAGTTGGTGGAGGAGAGGAAACgaaaagaagaagaggacaagaaaaggaaagaggaggcagagaagaaaaaaaaagaggaggcagagagaaaaaagaaagaggaagaaaagaagaagaaagaggaggaggaaaagaaaaaagcagaCAAGCCTGGggaaaagaaagaggaaaagaagGAGGAGAAGAAAGATGACAAGGCAGACAAAGAGCAGAAGTCCATCTGCCCAAAAATGAAGTGCACCTGTGTAGATTTCCTGCTGAAGCCCTTCGAGGACAGAATGGACAAAAGACTGGGCACCTCCATCGATCCTTTCACag ACCGCAGGTATATTGCTTGGCTAAGCTTGGTAACCATTGCCTTCAACTATAACCTGTGGTTCATACCGGTCCGTATGGCCTTCCCATATCATGACCCAGCGGCCGTCCCATTGTGGTTTACCTTGGACATCATTGCTGACATCATTTATGTCATCGACATGATCGTTTTCCAGCCACGACTGCAGTTCTGTAAAGGGGGAGACATCAtt tatgaCAGAGTTGTGATTAAAAAGAAATATCGCGAATCGTCAAGGTTTCAG AATGATGTAATATCCGTCCTGCCTTCAGACCTGTTATATTTCCCGTTTGGATTCAAGTCTGTCTTCAGGCTCAATCGTTTGATGAAG TCTGAAGCATTTTTTGAGTTTAGTGACCGTCTTGAAGGTATCATGACCAAAGCGTACATCTGGAG AGTAATTCGCACTATTGGATACctgatgtttattctccatctCAACGCGTGTCTTTACTACGTGGCCTCTGACTACCAGGGGATCGGCAAAACCAAATGGGTGTACAGCGGAGAAGGCAGCGC GTACTTGCGCAGTTACTATTTTGCCGTGCGGACTCTGATCAACATCGGTGGTCTGCCTGAGCCTCACACAGTCTTTGAAATCACCTTTCAGTTAGCAAACTTTTTTGTTGGTGTCTTTGTCTTCTCAAGTTTGATTGGACAG ATGAGAGATGTCATTGGAGCAGCTACGGCCGGTCAGACGTACTTCCGTGCATCTATGGATGGTTGTGTGGCGTACATGGTGACAAACCGCATCCCAAAGCTGGTTCAAACCAGAGTGCGCACCTGGTACAACTACACCTGGGACTCCCAGGGCATGCTGG ATGAGTCTGAGCTTCTGGAACAGATGCCTCTGGTGATGAGAACAGCCATCGCTGTGGACATCAACCTTGCTACTTTCCAAAAGATCGACCTCTTTAAG GGTTGTGACAACCAGATGCTTGTGGATATGTTATTGAGGCTAAAATCCATTGTGTATTTGCCTGGAGACTTTGTGTGCAAGAAG GGTGACATTGGGAAAGAAATGTACATCATTAAGGCTGGAGAGGTGCAGGTCATCGGTGGACCGGACAATAAGATTGTGTTTGTGACTCTGAAAGCAGGCTGTGTGTTCGGAGAGATCAG TTTGCTACAGTCTTCAGCCAATGGAGGAAATAGAAGAACCGCTAATGTAGCGGCACATGGGTTCGCCAACCTCTTCGTACTGGATAAGAAAGACCTCAATGACATCCTAATTCACTACCCAGAGTCTCAGAAAGTGCTGGCCAGGAAGGGACG GAAACTGCTGAAAGCCAAGGGTCCAGCTCCTGCTGCTAAAGGcgaagaggaaaaaaagaaaggactGGCTATGTTCGGACAAAAACCTCCCACTCCCAAACTTTTGCGTGCCTTTGCAGGAGGAGCGTTCACCAAAaaaggctttatggacagacttAAG aCTGCTGCTTCCGAACATTAA
- the LOC113084484 gene encoding cyclic nucleotide-gated cation channel beta-3-like isoform X2: MFSKLKKIIGGPTVGPTTAPAPAPAKEEKPADKENEDKKDDEGPAPAPEPTPAPAPEPAAPASKPEPAPKPEEKPANPANGQPPAEGEEAPCPESRPIVISKHFDAQLIEIVQHYRQRTDQFKEKIIDPYASSPERSPPVTPVLRKDDYVKLVEERKRKEEEDKKRKEEAEKKKKEEAERKKKEEEKKKKEEEEKKKADKPGEKKEEKKEEKKDDKADKEQKSICPKMKCTCVDFLLKPFEDRMDKRLGTSIDPFTDRRYIAWLSLVTIAFNYNLWFIPVRMAFPYHDPAAVPLWFTLDIIADIIYVIDMIVFQPRLQFCKGGDIIYDRVVIKKKYRESSRFQNDVISVLPSDLLYFPFGFKSVFRLNRLMKSEAFFEFSDRLEGIMTKAYIWRVIRTIGYLMFILHLNACLYYVASDYQGIGKTKWVYSGEGSAYLRCFFYAEKSLLMIAELPFPETMFGQIFQMTNYFFGALFLSIILGQMRDVIGAATAGQTYFRASMDGCVAYMVTNRIPKLVQTRVRTWYNYTWDSQGMLDESELLEQMPLVMRTAIAVDINLATFQKIDLFKGCDNQMLVDMLLRLKSIVYLPGDFVCKKGDIGKEMYIIKAGEVQVIGGPDNKIVFVTLKAGCVFGEISLLQSSANGGNRRTANVAAHGFANLFVLDKKDLNDILIHYPESQKVLARKGRKLLKAKGPAPAAKGEEEKKKGLAMFGQKPPTPKLLRAFAGGAFTKKGFMDRLKTAASEH, encoded by the exons ATGTTCAGCAAGCTGAAGAAGATCATCGGGGGTCCAACTGTTGGTCCCACCACAGCCCCTGCGCCGGCTCCTGCAAAG GAAGAAAAACCTGCAGACAAGGAAAATGAAGACAAGAAAGATGATGAAGGCCCTG CCCCAGCCCCAGAACCGACTCCAGCACCAGCTCCAGAACCAGCAGCACCGGCCTCAAAACCAGAACCGGCCCCCAAACCAGAGGAGAAACCTGCAAACCCGGCCAACGGCCAGCCACCTGCTGAAGG AGAGGAGGCCCCTTGCCCGGAGTCCCGGCCCATTGTGATAAGCAAGCATTTTGATGCTCAACTCATTGAGATTGTTCAGCATTACCGGCAACGGACAGACCAGTTTAAAGAAAAGATCATTGACCCCTATGCATCCTCTCCAGAGCGCAGTCCTCCTGTCA cACCTGTCCTGAGAAAGGATGACTACGTGAAGTTGGTGGAGGAGAGGAAACgaaaagaagaagaggacaagaaaaggaaagaggaggcagagaagaaaaaaaaagaggaggcagagagaaaaaagaaagaggaagaaaagaagaagaaagaggaggaggaaaagaaaaaagcagaCAAGCCTGGggaaaagaaagaggaaaagaagGAGGAGAAGAAAGATGACAAGGCAGACAAAGAGCAGAAGTCCATCTGCCCAAAAATGAAGTGCACCTGTGTAGATTTCCTGCTGAAGCCCTTCGAGGACAGAATGGACAAAAGACTGGGCACCTCCATCGATCCTTTCACag ACCGCAGGTATATTGCTTGGCTAAGCTTGGTAACCATTGCCTTCAACTATAACCTGTGGTTCATACCGGTCCGTATGGCCTTCCCATATCATGACCCAGCGGCCGTCCCATTGTGGTTTACCTTGGACATCATTGCTGACATCATTTATGTCATCGACATGATCGTTTTCCAGCCACGACTGCAGTTCTGTAAAGGGGGAGACATCAtt tatgaCAGAGTTGTGATTAAAAAGAAATATCGCGAATCGTCAAGGTTTCAG AATGATGTAATATCCGTCCTGCCTTCAGACCTGTTATATTTCCCGTTTGGATTCAAGTCTGTCTTCAGGCTCAATCGTTTGATGAAG TCTGAAGCATTTTTTGAGTTTAGTGACCGTCTTGAAGGTATCATGACCAAAGCGTACATCTGGAG AGTAATTCGCACTATTGGATACctgatgtttattctccatctCAACGCGTGTCTTTACTACGTGGCCTCTGACTACCAGGGGATCGGCAAAACCAAATGGGTGTACAGCGGAGAAGGCAGCGC CTACCTGAGGTGTTTCTTCTATGCAGAGAAATCCCTCCTGATGATCGCAGAACTTCCTTTTCCTGAGACCATGTTCGGTCAGATCTTTCAGATGACCAACTATTTTTTTGGTGCTCTATTTTTGTCCATCATTCTCGGCCAG ATGAGAGATGTCATTGGAGCAGCTACGGCCGGTCAGACGTACTTCCGTGCATCTATGGATGGTTGTGTGGCGTACATGGTGACAAACCGCATCCCAAAGCTGGTTCAAACCAGAGTGCGCACCTGGTACAACTACACCTGGGACTCCCAGGGCATGCTGG ATGAGTCTGAGCTTCTGGAACAGATGCCTCTGGTGATGAGAACAGCCATCGCTGTGGACATCAACCTTGCTACTTTCCAAAAGATCGACCTCTTTAAG GGTTGTGACAACCAGATGCTTGTGGATATGTTATTGAGGCTAAAATCCATTGTGTATTTGCCTGGAGACTTTGTGTGCAAGAAG GGTGACATTGGGAAAGAAATGTACATCATTAAGGCTGGAGAGGTGCAGGTCATCGGTGGACCGGACAATAAGATTGTGTTTGTGACTCTGAAAGCAGGCTGTGTGTTCGGAGAGATCAG TTTGCTACAGTCTTCAGCCAATGGAGGAAATAGAAGAACCGCTAATGTAGCGGCACATGGGTTCGCCAACCTCTTCGTACTGGATAAGAAAGACCTCAATGACATCCTAATTCACTACCCAGAGTCTCAGAAAGTGCTGGCCAGGAAGGGACG GAAACTGCTGAAAGCCAAGGGTCCAGCTCCTGCTGCTAAAGGcgaagaggaaaaaaagaaaggactGGCTATGTTCGGACAAAAACCTCCCACTCCCAAACTTTTGCGTGCCTTTGCAGGAGGAGCGTTCACCAAAaaaggctttatggacagacttAAG aCTGCTGCTTCCGAACATTAA
- the LOC113084484 gene encoding cyclic nucleotide-gated cation channel beta-3-like isoform X1 produces MFSKLKKIIGGPTVGPTTAPAPAPAKEEKPADKENEDKKDDEGPAPAPEPTPAPAPEPAAPASKPEPAPKPEEKPANPANGQPPAEGEEAPCPESRPIVISKHFDAQLIEIVQHYRQRTDQFKEKIIDPYASSPERSPPVTPVLRKDDYVKLVEERKRKEEEDKKRKEEAEKKKKEEAERKKKEEEKKKKEEEEKKKADKPGEKKEEKKEEKKDDKADKEQKSICPKMKCTCVDFLLKPFEDRMDKRLGTSIDPFTDRRYIAWLSLVTIAFNYNLWFIPVRMAFPYHDPAAVPLWFTLDIIADIIYVIDMIVFQPRLQFCKGGDIIYDRVVIKKKYRESSRFQNDVISVLPSDLLYFPFGFKSVFRLNRLMKSEAFFEFSDRLEGIMTKAYIWRVIRTIGYLMFILHLNACLYYVASDYQGIGKTKWVYSGEGSAYLRSYYFAVRTLINIGGLPEPHTVFEITFQLANFFVGVFVFSSLIGQMRDVIGAATAGQTYFRASMDGCVAYMVTNRIPKLVQTRVRTWYNYTWDSQGMLDESELLEQMPLVMRTAIAVDINLATFQKIDLFKGCDNQMLVDMLLRLKSIVYLPGDFVCKKGDIGKEMYIIKAGEVQVIGGPDNKIVFVTLKAGCVFGEISLLQSSANGGNRRTANVAAHGFANLFVLDKKDLNDILIHYPESQKVLARKGRKLLKAKGPAPAAKGEEEKKKGLAMFGQKPPTPKLLRAFAGGAFTKKGFMDRLKTAASEH; encoded by the exons ATGTTCAGCAAGCTGAAGAAGATCATCGGGGGTCCAACTGTTGGTCCCACCACAGCCCCTGCGCCGGCTCCTGCAAAG GAAGAAAAACCTGCAGACAAGGAAAATGAAGACAAGAAAGATGATGAAGGCCCTG CCCCAGCCCCAGAACCGACTCCAGCACCAGCTCCAGAACCAGCAGCACCGGCCTCAAAACCAGAACCGGCCCCCAAACCAGAGGAGAAACCTGCAAACCCGGCCAACGGCCAGCCACCTGCTGAAGG AGAGGAGGCCCCTTGCCCGGAGTCCCGGCCCATTGTGATAAGCAAGCATTTTGATGCTCAACTCATTGAGATTGTTCAGCATTACCGGCAACGGACAGACCAGTTTAAAGAAAAGATCATTGACCCCTATGCATCCTCTCCAGAGCGCAGTCCTCCTGTCA cACCTGTCCTGAGAAAGGATGACTACGTGAAGTTGGTGGAGGAGAGGAAACgaaaagaagaagaggacaagaaaaggaaagaggaggcagagaagaaaaaaaaagaggaggcagagagaaaaaagaaagaggaagaaaagaagaagaaagaggaggaggaaaagaaaaaagcagaCAAGCCTGGggaaaagaaagaggaaaagaagGAGGAGAAGAAAGATGACAAGGCAGACAAAGAGCAGAAGTCCATCTGCCCAAAAATGAAGTGCACCTGTGTAGATTTCCTGCTGAAGCCCTTCGAGGACAGAATGGACAAAAGACTGGGCACCTCCATCGATCCTTTCACag ACCGCAGGTATATTGCTTGGCTAAGCTTGGTAACCATTGCCTTCAACTATAACCTGTGGTTCATACCGGTCCGTATGGCCTTCCCATATCATGACCCAGCGGCCGTCCCATTGTGGTTTACCTTGGACATCATTGCTGACATCATTTATGTCATCGACATGATCGTTTTCCAGCCACGACTGCAGTTCTGTAAAGGGGGAGACATCAtt tatgaCAGAGTTGTGATTAAAAAGAAATATCGCGAATCGTCAAGGTTTCAG AATGATGTAATATCCGTCCTGCCTTCAGACCTGTTATATTTCCCGTTTGGATTCAAGTCTGTCTTCAGGCTCAATCGTTTGATGAAG TCTGAAGCATTTTTTGAGTTTAGTGACCGTCTTGAAGGTATCATGACCAAAGCGTACATCTGGAG AGTAATTCGCACTATTGGATACctgatgtttattctccatctCAACGCGTGTCTTTACTACGTGGCCTCTGACTACCAGGGGATCGGCAAAACCAAATGGGTGTACAGCGGAGAAGGCAGCGC GTACTTGCGCAGTTACTATTTTGCCGTGCGGACTCTGATCAACATCGGTGGTCTGCCTGAGCCTCACACAGTCTTTGAAATCACCTTTCAGTTAGCAAACTTTTTTGTTGGTGTCTTTGTCTTCTCAAGTTTGATTGGACAG ATGAGAGATGTCATTGGAGCAGCTACGGCCGGTCAGACGTACTTCCGTGCATCTATGGATGGTTGTGTGGCGTACATGGTGACAAACCGCATCCCAAAGCTGGTTCAAACCAGAGTGCGCACCTGGTACAACTACACCTGGGACTCCCAGGGCATGCTGG ATGAGTCTGAGCTTCTGGAACAGATGCCTCTGGTGATGAGAACAGCCATCGCTGTGGACATCAACCTTGCTACTTTCCAAAAGATCGACCTCTTTAAG GGTTGTGACAACCAGATGCTTGTGGATATGTTATTGAGGCTAAAATCCATTGTGTATTTGCCTGGAGACTTTGTGTGCAAGAAG GGTGACATTGGGAAAGAAATGTACATCATTAAGGCTGGAGAGGTGCAGGTCATCGGTGGACCGGACAATAAGATTGTGTTTGTGACTCTGAAAGCAGGCTGTGTGTTCGGAGAGATCAG TTTGCTACAGTCTTCAGCCAATGGAGGAAATAGAAGAACCGCTAATGTAGCGGCACATGGGTTCGCCAACCTCTTCGTACTGGATAAGAAAGACCTCAATGACATCCTAATTCACTACCCAGAGTCTCAGAAAGTGCTGGCCAGGAAGGGACG GAAACTGCTGAAAGCCAAGGGTCCAGCTCCTGCTGCTAAAGGcgaagaggaaaaaaagaaaggactGGCTATGTTCGGACAAAAACCTCCCACTCCCAAACTTTTGCGTGCCTTTGCAGGAGGAGCGTTCACCAAAaaaggctttatggacagacttAAG aCTGCTGCTTCCGAACATTAA